From the genome of Cytophagales bacterium WSM2-2:
CCATAAAATCAGATAAAGAAAGAGAGCTTGCCGCTTTACAAGAGAACATGCAAAAGTTCCAGCAGGACGCACAGTCTTCTTACCAAAAGAAAACAGCTGACCTCATGGATCCGATCTACAAAAAAATTGGAAAGGCAATTGAAGACGTTGCGAAAGAAAATGGCTTCACTTTCATCATCAATCCAAATATCCAGAATGGCGGTGATATCCTTTTGTTCAGCGATGAGAAGTACAATATTTCCGACCTGGTACTGAAGAAGATGGGCGTTACACCAGCTCCTCAACCACAAACTCCTGGAAAAACGAATTAATTGAAAATTCAATTTTCAAAAGAAAAGCCGTCCACGAGACGGCTTTTTTATTTCTCAAAAATCCAGCCTACTCACTCTTCAATGACCTGGAAGGATTGATGATCGCTGCCTTGATCGACTGATAGCTAACCGTAAGAAGCGCTATGCTTAATGCGAGCAATCCTGCGATAGCGAATGAAACGAAATCAAGGTTGATACGGTAAGCGAAGCCGTTAAGCCAAGTGTCCATCATCCACCAGGATACCGGTACTGCAAGGAGAAATGCGATCAGCACAAGTTTCGTAAAATCTTTTGAAAGCAAAATCACCACGCCCGTTACAGAGGAGCCCAGTACTTTGCGAATACCTATTTCTTTAGTCCGCAGGCTTACCGTATAAGCGGATAGTCCGAACAACCCCACACACGCAATGAGGATGGCAAGAGCTGAGAACACGGCAAATACCTTTCCGGAGCGCTGCTCTTCGGCATAACCATGATCCAGATTATCATCCAGAAACTCATACTTAAACGGCTGGCTTGGTGCAAGTTCTTTCCACTTTGCCTCAATCTTACCAATGGCTTCCTGGAACTTCCCCGCTTTCAATCGCACAGCGATGAAGTTGGTATTTGGATTCCTTCCAAAAGTCTCGAAGTTATAGATCACCAAAGGTGTAATCTCATCACGCAAAGACTGAAAATGAAAATCTTTCACCACCCCAATGATCGTGTAGAATTTTGTGGTCTTTGTTCCATCATTATTATTGTTCACCTGCGAAAGTTTTCGGCCTACCGGATCGGAAAGCCCCATAGTTTTCACCGCCATTTCATTTAATAGAACATGGAGTGAGTCATTCGTTTCTTTCGCAAAAGTCCTTCCTTCTTTCAAATCAAACCCGATGAGCTGGGTAAAGTCATCATCAGCCACCATTGATTTTACTGTAAGAATTTCAGTCGAGCCTTCCGGAGTGAACTGCTGCCCGAAAACATCATCGCGATTACCCACCCTGGAACTCGTCCCTGCCACCGTGCTAACTTCGCCCAGCCGCCTGACCTCTTCTATAAAAGCCCCCGTTTTTTTATCTAAGCTAAATGCACGTTCTATCATCAGTAATTGATCCTTATCAAAGCCCAGATCTTTTCGCTGCATGTATTTCATTTGTTTCCCCACGACAATCGTACCTACGATGAGGACAATGGAAATGACAAACTGAAATACCACTAAGCCATTTCGCAGCCACGCTCCCTTACCGCTGCCGGCAAAATTTCCTTTCATAACAATCACAGGACTATAGCTGCTCAGTGCAAATGCCGGGTAAAGTCCTGCAAGGAAACCTACAAGCAACGCGAACCCGATCAGGCCCGCTATGACATCGGTTGAGAAAATAAACGAGAGTTGTTTTTCAACAAGGTTGTTGAAATAGGGCAAGAGTAAAAACACACCTGCTACCGCAATGATCGTACTTATTGTAGAAAGCAAAACCGCCTCTGTCAAAAATTGGGCTATCAATTGGCTTCTGAATGAACCCATCACTTTACGTACACCTACTTCACGAGCACGTTCGGCTGAGCGGGCTGTTGCCAAATTCATAAAGTTGATGCATGCGATCGAGACGATGAGGATCGCGATAAAAGACAAGATGTAGATATATTTCAAGTTACCGCTCGGTGTAATGGTAAACTCCAGATTGGTAGGATCGAGATGAATTGAGGTGAGTGGTTGCAAAAAATATCGATATCCATTACCCGCTTTTTTGTAATCCTCCCATGATTTGCCAAGGTCATGCTCAATGTGTCCTGCGGCATAGGTATCCACCATTTTGGGGAATTTTTCCTCCAAAGCCTTGGGGTCTGCATTCGGTTTGAGTTTTATATAAGTGTGAGAATCAAAAGAGGTGAAATTCTCGCGATTAATGAATTGAGTAAACTGGGGACCTGCAAGCGAGCTCACAAAATCAAATCTTAAATGAGAATTGTCTGGCAAATCTTTGAAAACGCCTGAAACTTTCATGTCGCCAAAATCGCCATCCAGAACTTTACCAACGGCATCTTCACTGCCAAAATATTTTTTTGCGGTAGTTTCTGAAATGATTACCTGCTTCGGTAATGACAAGGCTGTCTTTTTATCTCCTTTGACCAGATCGACATCAAAAAAATCAAAGAAAGATGAGTCTGACTGCAGGAAATAGTCTTCCTCAAAAATCTTGACGTCACCCTCACTGACTTTGTAAGTAATTACCGCGTTCCTATTGGGTCCAAACAGGTGCAAGGTCTTTTCCACTTCAGGAAAATCACGCTGCATAGCACCCGCGAATGAATGTGGAATAATCGAGTATAATGTAACGTGATTAGGATACTTGCGCTCCAGTACCATTTTGTAAATCCGATCGGAGCCAGGAAAAAATTTGTCGTATGACAATTCATGCTTGACATACAACACAATCAGTAAACACGCGGTGATGCTTACTGCTAAACCGGTAATATTAATAGCCGAATAAACTTTCTGCTTAATCAGGCTTCGGAAGGCTGTTTTGAAATAATTGCGTAGCATATGTTTATAGATGTTTTATCGATTCAATAAGTTGTGCCAATTCCTTTAAAAACGCCTTATCAGCACTCCACTGTCTATTTGAAATCGTAGAAACTAATAACTTTGCAGGATCGTTAGTTATCGTTATGCTAAAGTTACTCTTAATCCTTGCCCTCATCTTATACCTTTTATCAAAATTGGGGGGATTTTTTTTTAGGGCCGGAGCCGCATCTCAACGTAGGGATTTTCAACAACGCAGGCCCGAAGGTAATATTCATGTGGATTCTATGCCGAAGAAGGAGAAGCAAGGGAAGATCAAGGGCGGAGATTATGTGGATTACGAAGAAGTGAAATAATCCCCTCTGTTTATTAATTTTAATATCTCAACCGGTTGGCCTATGAAAAAAGCAGCTTTTCTCATAAGTCTGATTTTTATTTCCATTTTCGGAACAGCTCAGACTAATCAAAAAAAATTAGCCCTCGTTATTGGAAACGCGCAATACAAATTTGCCAATCCATTAAAAAATTCGGTAAACGATGCTCGGGCGATAGCGAGCTCCCTGCGTAGCCTGGGATTTGAGGTGATGGAGTACGAAGACATTACTCAGCCCCGGATGAAACAGGCGATCAATAATTTTGGCGAAAAGCTAAAGGATTATGATCTGGGGTTATTCTATTATGCCGGACATGGTATTCAGTCAAAGGGGATAAACTATATCGTGCCCATTGAGGCTGAACTTAAAAATGAAGAAGAGATAGAATACGATTGTGTGGCCGCAGATCGCGTGCTCACATTTATGGATGCCGCGTCCACTAAAATCAACCTCATCATTCTGGACGCCTGCCGGAATAATCCTTTCGCACGCGGGTGGCAGCGCAGTGCAGGGGGTGGAGGTTTGGCTATGATGGATGCTCCCAAGGGTTCCCTGATCGCTTACGCAACTTCCCCTGGACGTACTGCCGCAGATGGAGAAGGTTCAAACGGTTTGTACACAAGCGCGCTGCTGAAATTTTTGAGAAGTCCTAATCTCACTATTGAACAGGTCTTCAAGCAGGTTCGCAATGAAGTGAGCAACAAATCGGGAGGCTCCCAGATTCCCTGGGAAACAACTTCGCTCACCGGTGATGATTTCTACCTTGGCAAATCGGGAAGTGGTTCCGGTAACCCCATTGTCGCTTCCACCACAAACGATGAGGTAGAAAAATCAAGTCCTTCAAGAAGCCAGGTAAATAAGTCGGTAAAAGTCACTGAACAAGACAAAACCCAGGCTGAAATATTTTATTCTCAAGGCAAAGTTTCATACGATGCCTCCAAAGACGACAAAGCCATTCAGGATTTTACTAAAGCACTTCAGTTGAATCCGCTTTATGCAGAAGCCTACTACTGGCGCGGCAATTCTTATTACAATCTCAAAACCTACGCCAAGGCCATTGAGGACTATGACAATTCCATTGAGCTTAATCCGAAATTTGCAGACGTCTATTACTGGAGAGGAAATGCTCATTACTCCGTTCGCCAGGATGACAAGGCGCTCGCAGATTACAATACTGCCATCACACTCAAGCCCGACTATGCGGAGGCACATTACTGGAAAGGACGGACTCACTACGAGCTTTATCAGGGCGACAAGGCAATCGAATGCTACAACAAAGCATTGCGGTTAAAACCTGATTACACTGATGCTATTTTCTGGCGCGGACAATCATATTACGACCTGAAAAAGTATGAAGAGGCAATTGCCGACTATACCAGTTGCGTGGCTTTAAAAAGGGATCATTCAGAAGCCTATTACTGGAGAGCCAATTCGTATTTCTCGTTGAAGAAATATGATGAAGCCATCATCGACTTCAATGTTTGCATTGCAATGAAGCCGGATTATGCTGATGCTTTTTTCTACAGGGGAAAAGTGAAATACAACCAGGAAAAAAATACCGAGGCATTGGCTGACTTTAAGAAGGCTGCTGAATTGAAGGAGAATTATGCGGAGGCATATTATTGGCAAGGGGTTGTGAATTACGTTTTAAAAAACTACGATCAAACGATCAGTCTTTGCAGTACTGCCTTGGAGATAAATTCACGCCATTCAGACGCATTTTATTACCGGGCGCTTTCCAAGTACATGAAGGAACAATATGACGAAGCAATCCTGGATTTTGACAAGAGCCTGGAGATAACTCCTTACGCTGAGGCTTATTACTGGAGAGGAAATTCCAAATACGCACTTCAAAATTACGCGGAGGCAATTTCCGATTTTACGATGGCGATACAAACAGTGGAGAATCAATCTTATCTGGCCGATTATTATTACTATCGCGCTAATTCCTATTATTCTTTGAAAATGTATCCTCACGCACAAAAGGATTTTTCAAAGACGGTTGAATTGAAGCCTGACTATGCTGATGGCTGGTACTACCGCGCCTGTTCTTATCTTTACGATGGAAAGTCTGATCTTGCGTTGTCTGATCTCAACAAGGCGATACAACTCGATCCGGACAATACCAAATACACCACATTCAAAGCCAATAACTTTAAGTAATCGATTTTGAATTTTCCTTTTCAAAAATATCAGGCCACCGGCAATGATTTTGTAATTGTAGACAACCGCGATGGGAAGTTTTCCTTTTCTGTGGATGAAATTAAAAAAATCTGCGACCGGAAATTTGGTGTCGGTGCTGACGGGCTGATGTTAATCGAGAAGCATCCTGACCTCGACTTTAATCTCATTTATTTCAATGCAGACGGGTCGCCCAGCCTGTGCGGCAATGGAAGCCGGGCTGCTGTTCGCATGGCATCATCCCTTGGCATTGTTAATGGCAAGGCTAAATTCAATGCATATGATGGACTCCACGAAGCCGAATT
Proteins encoded in this window:
- a CDS encoding membrane protein, whose product is MRTLLVAIFCGLIFSANAQQKIGYAESDYILSQLPEFQKINSELKTHGAQLENQMKAKYDDYQAKLKAYQGMPATTPDAIKSDKERELAALQENMQKFQQDAQSSYQKKTADLMDPIYKKIGKAIEDVAKENGFTFIINPNIQNGGDILLFSDEKYNISDLVLKKMGVTPAPQPQTPGKTN
- a CDS encoding ABC transporter permease, which translates into the protein MLRNYFKTAFRSLIKQKVYSAINITGLAVSITACLLIVLYVKHELSYDKFFPGSDRIYKMVLERKYPNHVTLYSIIPHSFAGAMQRDFPEVEKTLHLFGPNRNAVITYKVSEGDVKIFEEDYFLQSDSSFFDFFDVDLVKGDKKTALSLPKQVIISETTAKKYFGSEDAVGKVLDGDFGDMKVSGVFKDLPDNSHLRFDFVSSLAGPQFTQFINRENFTSFDSHTYIKLKPNADPKALEEKFPKMVDTYAAGHIEHDLGKSWEDYKKAGNGYRYFLQPLTSIHLDPTNLEFTITPSGNLKYIYILSFIAILIVSIACINFMNLATARSAERAREVGVRKVMGSFRSQLIAQFLTEAVLLSTISTIIAVAGVFLLLPYFNNLVEKQLSFIFSTDVIAGLIGFALLVGFLAGLYPAFALSSYSPVIVMKGNFAGSGKGAWLRNGLVVFQFVISIVLIVGTIVVGKQMKYMQRKDLGFDKDQLLMIERAFSLDKKTGAFIEEVRRLGEVSTVAGTSSRVGNRDDVFGQQFTPEGSTEILTVKSMVADDDFTQLIGFDLKEGRTFAKETNDSLHVLLNEMAVKTMGLSDPVGRKLSQVNNNNDGTKTTKFYTIIGVVKDFHFQSLRDEITPLVIYNFETFGRNPNTNFIAVRLKAGKFQEAIGKIEAKWKELAPSQPFKYEFLDDNLDHGYAEEQRSGKVFAVFSALAILIACVGLFGLSAYTVSLRTKEIGIRKVLGSSVTGVVILLSKDFTKLVLIAFLLAVPVSWWMMDTWLNGFAYRINLDFVSFAIAGLLALSIALLTVSYQSIKAAIINPSRSLKSE